A single Phragmites australis chromosome 4, lpPhrAust1.1, whole genome shotgun sequence DNA region contains:
- the LOC133915629 gene encoding protein FAF-like, chloroplastic produces MSVAVCRGPAVPAFEAPSWLHPVEPYKPEVVVDHRPAQVDIWNAIQADVDKATAGAKKASKPYVHPLVRRSSSLMNQKSLEICTESLGNETGSGDFTASLDVADIASLFDSPMPAAAAEAEESFWQHGAARDYAEEQWEMKELVAVNYHCSAGTRSPRRSFPPPLPSMSRRDGPCLQMRPRRQDGRLIIEAVVVRPRGYLHAKRQGGRLRLSFVECSAREQSAASKITTAAAEVSYFPAVEPKNEQEEEAAMEIEEEDEVEEEEEVEVVDRGSVVEVKVSTQPQTPAAVKVHRSTLVINKFVGSTPFTIDQPRGHADTNTAYSEAACDETAQAPPPPTLRRVPSSTTTLAAAVAVASTGTDVLRAPEDDDECGGLHLSASAAAERKQLLLFTSRRGDKQDLLQSVRRCRQLRQKPLFILEPYCIATT; encoded by the coding sequence ATGTCGGTGGCGGTGTGccgtggcccggccgtgccggcGTTCGAGGCGCCCAGCTGGCTGCACCCGGTTGAGCCGTACAAGCCCGAGGTCGTCGTCGACCACCGGCCTGCGCAGGTGGACATATGGAACGCCATCCAGGCCGACGTGGACAAGGCGACCGCCGGCGCCAAGAAGGCGTCCAAGCCTTACGTGCACCCGCTTGTGCGCCGGTCGTCGAGCCTGATGAACCAGAAGAGCCTCGAGATCTGCACCGAGAGCCTCGGCAACGAGACCGGTTCCGGCGATTTCACTGCGTCCCTGGACGTCGCCGACATAGCCAGCCTCTTTGACTCGCCGATGCCGGCGGCGGCTGCTGAGGCGGAGGAGTCCTTCTGGCAGCACGGCGCGGCGCGCGATTATGCGGAGGAGCAGTGGGAAATGAAGGAGCTCGTGGCGGTGAACTACCACTGCTCGGCTGGGACGCGGTCACCGCGCCGCTCGttcccgccgccgctgccgtccaTGTCGCGCCGCGACGGGCCGTGCCTGCAGATGCGCCCGCGCCGCCAAGACGGGCGCCTCATCATCGAGGCCGTGGTCGTGAGGCCGCGCGGGTACCTCCACGCGAAGCGCCAGGGTGGCCGTCTCCGCCTCTCCTTCGTTGAGTGCTCTGCTCGCGAGCAGAGCGCGGCGAGCAAGATCACCACTGCAGCAGCTGAGGTGTCGTATTTCCCGGCCGTGGAGCCCAAGAATGAACAAGAGGAAGAGGCGGCCATggaaatagaggaggaagacgaggtggaagaggaggaggaggtcgaggtggtGGACAGGGGCAGCGTCGTGGAGGTCAAGGTGAGCACGCAGCCGCAGACGCCCGCCGCCGTCAAGGTGCACCGTTCGACGCTCGTCATCAACAAGTTCGTCGGCAGCACGCCTTTCACCATCGACCAACCCCGTGGCCACGCCGACACGAACACGGCCTACTCTGAGGCAGCCTGCGACGAAACGGCGCAGGCGCCGCCACCCCCGACGCTGCGCCGGGTTCCGTCGTCCACGACGACGCTGGCGGCCGCGGTCGCCGTGGCCTCGACTGGGACCGACGTCCTGCGCGCTCCAGAGGACGACGACGAGTGCGGCGGGCTGCACCTTTCCGCGTCGGCCGCCGCTGAACGGAAGCAGCTCCTGCTGTTCACGTCGCGGCGGGGCGACAAGCAGGACCTGCTGCAGAGCGTGCGCCGGTGCCGGCAACTGCGGCAAAAGCCGCTCTTCATCCTCGAGCCCTACTGCATTGCCACCACCTAA